The region tgtgttaaaacacAGACGGATGCCATGCATGTCATATCATATTTATAAATTAAGGTCAGATTCTGTCAAAAATAATGTATCTGTAATTCTCTGAATGTTTTCCACTTGCATGATAATTACTCATGAagttgtatatatttttaagtaaaattttttaaaatcccataGTACCAGCTATGACACATTGTCAACCATGTATTAGTGTATCTTCACCTAATGGTAATTAATGATTCAGTATTGACTATTAAGTATTGAAGCAGATGGAGCCTCAATGCTGTTGAGGTGTGCATGTCAATGATTGTCATTTGAGCTCCTTAGCGCTGACTCGCAGCATCGGTACAGGCCTTTAAACCCTTAAAGATTTATCATCACCTTTTCTTACAACTTATACATCtagttttcaacttttttaattttggtaCGGCATTTGATTCTTATACTGTTACTCTCAATACattagtcatttttattctattcttgttttattttggatcTTGGTCATCCATGGTTTAAGTTTTCATTCCTCCTTTCATCATTCTGCCACTGTGTTGTATACAAACATCACTGCACATTTAatctttgtgttcttttctttagaataaaaacattgtaatattagtgtttttgaaatagaCTTAATTATACTTATgacaaaaataattgatttgtattgatatATATTATTAGATCTAGTAGTACAGGTAGCATTAAGAACATTCACTAAAATTATTcagtaattaattattttacatctgTATTTTTATGACAATAATGTTCTTCAAAATTGTGTTTGAGGATGAacaatgctttatttatttccatgaaGGCACTGACaataacacaaacaaacacaaagttcGGTTTGGTGAAGACACATCCTCAGGAAATGGTCAAGATTCACAAAGTGAAGCTAAGAGAGAAGATTCCACTGGATCCAGAGTGAACAGCAACTTAAAAACAACACTACAAATATAGTCTTCTTTCTTCATTGTGTGTATATAAAAAGTAGCGTGTAAGTACCGTAATGCATATTTACCATCCTCCAAATAATAACACGTATATTGTTGTGGAAGCCAGAAATTAGACCATGTCAACAGACTACTGTTGAAACTCCAGATCAGGCTCACTGTCAATAACAAGATTCTGATTGAAGTAACACTACATTAGTTAATGTAATCATGTTGATAGTCTGGCTAATGATGGTGTCCTGCATCATACGTGAATGATAATAACAACCTGATAgcctttatactgtatatcagtcgGGGATGTACTGTTTAGACTTCAACTATTGTGTGAATTTCCTCCATGTTGTCAGAGACACTGTGTACATCCCGCTTAAAATTGGTGATGTATTGCAATAGTCAGCGTTCGTCCGTTagcctaccctgaaaggtcaaagctgtgCCCTAgccaggtactactttcagtgTACTCTGACCAACCCTGAAAGTAAATCAGGAGaagttgcagtctctgactgccttgtttcataTTGGTTTGGTATTCATTGAGTGAAGAAATTCTCTCAGTTGTGAGACATGACTATTTGTAGAATGAAATTATCAACTACATTCTGGTACACACACAGGAATTAAATCACACCCACTGATTGTTAAGCTCAGTTGCGACGCCTGTTTATTATTTGTCTTTAGTACATAGCATATGCATATTTATGCTGACAAACAAGGAAAAGGTCAAACAAGCATCCatacataaacataaaacacacataccCCATTCACATTTGAACCAATATTAACTTAAAGCAGAAACTCGACCTCAGTGGAGCAGTCACTTTTCACTCCTGtgagtttgaacattttaaacatgtaaTTCTCTGCCATGATTCATAGACACTGCTCAAGCTTCATCTGGCATGAGATTATACAAGGTGGTTTGTGCAGCTGTTTCATTGTTGCTGAATGTCAGACCATCACGCTGACACCCATGAGTCATTGTCTTGAGATGCGAGGACATTTTCTAGCTCAGAACTGTTAGCACATTACAGGAAATCTATTCAGGAAAAGCCGAAACATTATTGAGCCCCCCCCACATGAGGACAAACTGGTCAAAGTACCCAGTTTGGTAGAGATCTACTCACATTAAACGAGATACGAAtgcagattcttttttttttttacatggctCTTCTGAGGAACCTCGGAAATACCAAAACACATACACGATAACACGGTTAACAGTTAACCATGTTTCATCCTTTATCAGGCAAGTGACTATTTTTGGTAACTTGATTTTCTACATGACActgaaaattttgaaaaatgttacaacagaaataaagttttgttataTCCTCTGATAACACTAGTTGAATTTTTGAATTTCAATGTGTTTCAATGCTTTCCAAATGCTTATTCCCTGTGACTACCTGTCCCATCCTACCCAAGTAGGCCCAGACTGACTGCGTGTCCAAAGCGGTCATCTGCATCAGCTCACCAGCGAGTGTAAATCAATGGACAAGAACTGGTTGAACAAACCTCACAGACTGCCCAAGAAGAGTAACAGGATGTGAGACAAATCTAATCCAAACACCACGATACACCAACAATTTATGAGATTGCGACTATTCAGGTGGACAGTATTCTCGACACTCCTGTATTCTTCATGAAATGACATGTAGTGACAGTTCTGCCACAGTATTTACACTTTAAACCGCCCGCACATCATCCTTTCCTTGTTTTCTACAAATTAAACCTCCCACCCAACCCAAAAACAATCTTTCTCAAGCACCCATAGGCCATTAAGCAgaatacagacacacattagCAGGTACGCTCACATACACGTAAcattttttcaaacattttgatcTGTATCATGCCTGCTGTGCAGGagatcaaacacaaacacttcctgcttaACTCATAGTAATACTCACTCACTTACAAGAAATAGTAGAGCAGGAATATATGTCTGAACAACTGTAATCAAGTGTGCTTTAACATTTAAGTGGGAGATTtggatgattttaaaatgtgtttaggAGATTATATAGACTGGTCTCAATTCACATAAAAATGGgcataacttcttttttttctgagaatAAAGATCATGATTCTGCACAAATCAAGTAAACCTCCTGTTAGGTACTCTACCAGTAAAAACATAAGATTCACCTCCTTCATTTGTGTTCTGAAGAAGAAGTGGCTTAAGATTTGGAGATTTTCACCACAAAACAATGAGTGTCATGATATTCTACAAATAGACCCATCCTTGTGTATGCTCTTTACATCTTTAGAGAGCCGCTTTCATTGCAAGTAATTGTAATGATGATGAGAATGTATGTAACAAACGTCACTTTCTTTGCCTTGACACATGTGTTAAATGTAAAAGGTCAACTCTTGTCACATTTACTTAGTAAGTGCAAATATCTCAGGTTTGCATTAGTTGTTTGTCAATTAGTCTTCTTGTGCTTTAGCCAATAGTCTGACATCTGTCAGGAGGAATCGATAGCATGACAGCCAGTTTCTCAGCTATCCTTCACATAAAAGATTAAAGCATGTACTCTATTTCCTCCATCTGTATCATGGGTTAACACTGGCAGCTCAACTGAGCCCTTGTGTTGTctgataaaacaaacagaaaggaTTTCACAAAGTCACATGACAATCAATCAACCCACCGGCcaaaacctgaaacatttatACAGACAGAAGATAAAGCCCAAGTGGAGGCCCCATGTGTGTCTGCAAAACGTCCGTAGTATCAAGTCCAGCCGTCTCCAAATCCCGTATCTTCGTGTGTGGCAAGATTTGCAGCAGATATGACTCAGCAGTATCAATCTGTGCAGCGACACAATCAAGTATCTGGCTGACTTTCTGAAGGACATTCTCCTCTTCTGTGTTGTGCAGCAGGACAATGTAATTAGGTTTCAACAGTCCAACAAACAGCCTGCATCCTGATGACAGTGGTCTGACGTCCATCCTCCTGCATTGTCAGTTCACGTAAATGGTAGCAATTAAATTAAGGAAGTGTATTTGCCTGTATAAAAGCAGAACTTAATAGATTTCTTAAGCACACCAACGGTCATCCATTCCTCAAGACTTCTCATCTTCTTATTTGCATGTATGTTCCTTCTCCATGTCGCTCATCCTTTAACAACCACTCTGTACAATCCTGTCCAGCAGGCCAGCTGAGAAACTTGTGTAACAAACACacgtgcacaaacacaaacacacacaaagttcaTCCTAAATTGTTGATGCTTTATATCACCTTTTACTAATCCAGGATACATGTTACCAAGAAGGAAGTTGTGTGTATGTCCATTTGTGTGCATATTACATATGTTTGGGTTCTGTCTGGTTCACAGTTGTCTTTAGGCGTGTGTGTATGCGAGTGTCAGTTGGTCTCGTAGGAGGACAGCAGCGCGGCGTCCACTGGCTCCATGCAGGAGGGACAGGTGAAGGATCTCATTAGCCAGTCGTCTATACAGTCCAAGTGGTAGATGTGCATGCAGGGCAGGAACCGAATGGGGTCTCCATACACAAAGTCCATCATACAGATGACGCACCTGTGAAGGTGAACACAGATACTGTTTGTTGGGAGGGTGAGATGGACagcaataaatattaaaaaaaattctgtttaagTTAGCTTTGAGTAATTAGTTTAAACTGCGTGAAGTTATATTTCTGTTGGAGTAGTGTCAGATGATCTAACAGAGTGTTTCAGAAAACCTTATAACACAGCCTGTTTGAGCCAGGGCTGTTGTTTCTTTATTGTGTCACATCACAATATCATTCTGATGTTCTTCACATCTGTTAAAAGTTTCCGCTGGGTCAGAGTACTGGTGTCCTACTTATTTTGAAATCTCATTTATTAAAGGCCCAAAAAACTGAGCAGTTACTAAAAAGTGATGTGAAAACACTTACTGGTCAGACAGAATCATTATTAAATTACACACATTACACTAGTTCAGTAGGTTATTGTGTAGACAGCACTTAGCAAATATAGAGTACACTGCAGCAAATGCATAGCTACAACAGTGGCcacaatttttttgttcagtaaaAATGATGACAGAAAATGGCACCACACCACACAACTCTTGTGATGATAGCCACAGTTTTGACTCACTCTCTGATCTTCTTCTCAGAGCCGTCTCGTCCCGGGTCGTAGACGCCCTTAGGAAGGTGCTGGATGAGTCCAATTCGCTGAGCAATGCGGATCTGCTCCTCTTCGGTCAGCTGGGTGGCCAGCCGGGCTTGGCTGGGTGTTGGGTGGTAGATAGGCACATGGATCTGCTCCTATGGGGAAGATAACACAGCACTTCAAAGTACCCATCACCATCTTGTGATGCTagtctgtaaaataaaattatcttcttttttttttaaaaaaaccacccAGTTTCAGAGAAGTGCTGACAGTTATGAATTACTGTGAGGTCTGCTTTGTGGTAGGAAACACTGTATTTCAATAGAACTCTCAAATAATGCAGCATGACATGAAATTTCTGTTTCACACATCCTTTGAACTGTTAATCTGATAAAGGCTTTGTTGTTATGTGTGGTCATCTCACTAACTATTCAATCATTCCTCAGAAACAGTACTTGTGGCCATGACGCCTGGTTCTGATCGCTGGCAGTAGGTGGGAGTATTTCCCCATGCCTTGTTccaaaacttttaaaagtaTATTAAATGATGTGAAGGTTTTCTTGTATCTGTCATTAATGTTTCCGTGCTAAAGCACAAAACAACATTAGTCCAAATTAAACGTCTAGTAAAAGTATAATCACATCAAAGTGTGTGACAGGACCCCCACAACAGACCATGATGACTCAAATGAACATAAAGAATCACAATATTACCACACTCGCAAACTAGGCTGTGAAGCTATATTTAGTTAGAAATTACCCCCAAACGATTTTACAATATTCTTCTGAAAATTTCATTTTCGGCTcttggaattattttattgcacttcattaaaaaaacccagccATTTAAAACATAATCTACAGATTAGTACTGTAATTGTGAATCATTAGTTGTAAGTCTAAAATAAGTGTTAACCCAGTGAGATATTATAAAACCCGTAAAAATACACATCATACGAACAGCAGAGCAATTGAAGCAGTGCCTGTAAGCTTTCTGAGATGCGGTTTTATTTGTCCATCTCGTGATTCTCGGTTCCACCATTGTCTGTGATAAAGTAGATTAACTTAAAAGTTAAAAGTTCACGACAGCAAACAGTTAATACACTAAACACAAGGAAGAACAGGAACACACAATTTGAGTTTCTGTCTTCTGTACGTctcttttctctgaaacaagttTCCATCCACTCAAATCTCTCACTCTGGTCTATGACTGTGAGCCTTCCTTTTCATACGTCCTCCCACTACCCTGATGCCTTCCTTTACACTACATACACCAACCGTCTCTtctagtgtgagtaagacctcCTCCTGTAGCTCTCCCTTTgcacacattttaattaatgaTCATTTCTCCACCTTTTAGATAATGAAGCCAGAGAGAAACCCATCTtaactcccccaccccccccccaaaaaggtTATTAGCCAGCCTTCTTAATCTGCCAGCACAGAGTAGCTGATAAAGTAAATACTGCACTGAATCTTGGTGTCAGGAGGGGCAGTCAGAACAGAACTCAGGCCACTTTGAGATTCCCTCTTTCATTTGGGTCATGTTCCCTGAACATGTCTTCATCACTTCTGTGAAGGAAATACATGTGTCATTTTATGTCTTTAATCTATTCGAAAGTAAAATTATTAATCAGTTTGAGTCAATGTGAGAAAACTAACTTCACAACCAACAGTGACAGAGCAGTTCTTCTCTTTAGAGGATCAAATACTTGATGAAAtgacttattaaaaaaaaaacatccctcTTGCTGGTTGTTGCCTTTGGTTGTGACTGACACCAAATGTGTgatgaaattagaaaaaaacactGGAGTACATCGAAACATTATTTAGCTTTAAGCAAGCACTTTGGGTACCATTAAATTAATGATCGTTTCATTTGAACTCTTAATTAAATCTGTATTTCTAAGCCAAAAGGTTACCATAGAAAAACCTATCAGGGAGCGACATCTGTGCTCTGTAGTAGGTAGGCCTAACCTCAAGGAAGCAGAACATTTCAAGCCATGAGTCAGCATGATTTTAGCAGCTGAGGACCTCTGACAGCCACTCCTTTGGCTCTACAGCATCCTGGTAATAAAAGCTGGAGGCAGAGCCTCAGAGGAGGGGCAGCTGCTGTACTCTGGGAGGGGTGAACTGTGCAGTGGTCAGCAATTTAATTGTTGTCTTACGCCTTTCCCTGATGTGACATGTCAGCCTGGCTGTGACAACAGTTCAATGTGTGGCTTCTGGCTGACCAGACAGACAGCACTCACAATGGACAGTGAGGTGGAGGGAAAGGTAAggatggtgggggtggggatgggggtgggggtgggggcgacaTTGGTTTTCATCGTCAATAGGCAGTCCCAGTCCCAGACTGGTAATGGCAAGATGACAACCTTTGAATGAACGGGGTCAGATACGATGGAATCAATGAGATCCACCAATGGTGGGGGCTGCAGAGTAGTTTAGCTTCTTGTGTGTGACAGGTTTTGCTATTGATATTCTTGTTATCACATCAAACAACTGATCCAGACAGCCAATGGACTAGAAAATGACACAACAGCAACGgatttctaaatattttaacaaatttaaattgTCTTACAGTTTTATTATATCTCCTTTACTTGACTGGTAGCCAGGTACCCAACAAGACTTTTCTATCTGCTGCTTTAGCTTCTTACACTGAACAAAACCACAAGAATGACATTATAAAGAACAATTAGGGTAAATGTGCTCACATAGTTTTCATGCTGTTCTTTCTAgagatttttttccaaaaaggacAGTAAAAACTGCTTTATTCCCAATATGAGTCCTGAGCAGACATAATTTCAAACCACAGCTCCTGACCAAGGTCACATGATGCTGACAGGCCAGAGCAGCCTGAGCATTTAAGGGCTAATGAGAATGTGAGGGAGGGCAGAATGATGACTGGGCAGAATTCACGTTCTGATTTttggacatactgtatgttttaaagGACATCGTAGACAgataaaaaatctaaaaaatgtaCCCGTAATGTCAGTGGGATCTTTCTTCTTTTATGTTTGAATTTACCAGCAAATGTTccacatcttcatcacatccAGTGCAAGAAATGACTCCAGTCCATGCAAGACGCAGCTGTTCAGTAAGAGTCACCTCAGGGAAAGAAAAACCAGAAACAGGCTCTGAAAGCTTAGCTCTCAACACAGAGACCGAAGCGTAACCGAATCTGTGAACCAGACCTACATTCATCTGCACGTAATACAGGAAAGCAGGCAGTAGCTGATCAAGCACATCAGCACAAGGGAGCAAAGAGAGAAGGATGGTATGACACCGACAGGATGTGTTGGTTGATGTGACAACAGGACGTTTGTACTGCAAAACTTTATTGAGCTAACGGTGAGAAGAGGAAATTTGGATTTGGGTGACACAAAATGAAGTAACAATACActtcattttattatgttttcacgTCACTGTCGCTGATGCTTGCTTtagagggttctgttgggtttcaccGCGACAAACCTTTCTGGGATAGGATGGCGgcacgtgcacacacagcgGCTCTTCTCTCTCCCGCTAGCGCAGTTCTTTCGTCTTTTTAACTGCCTGTGGTtttgagaggactgtaatttcatctgtgctgaaTGAGCATATATgttacatttgacaataaagttgtcTATGAATATGACTTAACAACAGAGACAATTTAGTCATGATGGAGCAGCATCAGCCATTAATATTTAAGTGTGTTCTTATGACAGCCATGGGCTTTCATCATGATTGCACTGTAATGTAATTATTAACgagtaaataattaataattcatcATGCAAGCCGGGGGCAAGCAACTGTCTTTCAGAAGCACGATGGCAGAGTAAGAAACTCTTTGAGTCCTGGTGGTCATGGGGAGTACTCGTAAACATCAACGACCAAACCAAGCATGTCAGTGACCTGCAGCCCAAAGGCCTGTTTGTCAGTACCActccaaaaatgtttatattaatatataagaCAATCTCTCACAAGCGGATGCCCTACACGGCCAAAAACCAATGGCAAATTTGATTTAAGTGAGTCAATCCCCTGAAGAATCCCATGCAGTTGGACCAATAGTGAGTTTTCAAAGGCTGGGGTGATAATTATACTCCAGTGAAGGAAAAAGCCGGTATCTGACCAATCATACAAAGCCCAGTAAGTTACATGCATACTTCATGCAGACTAACAACAGACAAGTTAGTGGTTTGTTATACAGTTATATAGCAGCTCATCAGGCTATGTGGTGTCAGGACTTTGTGTGGTGAGTGTGTCATTCGACTTACTTCAGATGCACACAGTGCTTCCTGTTCAGTTTGATGCCTCATGTATACATTAATTAAAGTCTGACAGCTGATAATAAACCGTCAAATCAACATTGTCTCTCCATTTCTTCTTCAAACTCTTCAAGCTGAGGCCAAGTCACACGCCTGAATGCAAGTTCGGTCATCCCAACAGCAATACGGCTGCCTTACAGTAATTTCTAACATGTATTATATTCTTTTTACAGTGTTAACACAACAGTGAGACGAACCAAGCAAAATCATATGTCGCTGAAGACAGCTCAGCTACATGACAACACGCACAAGCAGTTAATCGTTGCAAAGGTCTGCAAAGTGTTCCAACCAATGTGGTTTCACCACAAAGCTAGCTGACGGCAGCAGATGGGATTTGTGCCAAACTTATAGTGATCAATAAAAACTCCCGTCAAAGCTCCATCTCTGAGGCCAACAGAGGAGACAGTGGCAGGCTAACAGACACAGGGAACACTCAGACTGTGTTCACATTGCCAGACTGAAATTACTCAAGTTAAAATCTGACTGTGTTAGATCAGGTTTGAGTCACTTTCAGAAGTGGATCTGGATCAGATACATATCTGAGTCATGGCCAAGCAATATTAATCGCAAtttcaatataaatataaattatcaGATCAGGAATTAATGTGGCTTTTTACGTATGGtaggatgatgatgaaatacTACCAGAGATGAGGCATCTCAGCTGTTCACCACCTGCTGGTTGAACAACTGCCACAATGTTCATCCAACCAGATCAAAAAGTCCTCCTCGCTAGTACTACCACCTTTTGTTTCAGCATGAATGCAAGGCATTGTTTCAAATATGATGACTCGTGGAAAAAAATTACCAATTTGTGCATACCTGTGTTTTAAGGTAAGATGGGTTCATAAATGAGATACAGGTCATCTAAAATTTTTACTGTGAACCGTACAGATAACAAGATCAGACGTGAGCAAAAAACTGGATTGAACAGAGACTTGTAATGTGACGGCTGACACAACGGCCTTATCTCTGTCATCTAATCCCACAGACATGAATCAGCTAGTCTCGCCAGCTGCTTTCCAAATCACCACACAAAACGCATTGATggaaaacatacacacattaaaCTTTCATCATATGTGAGGACCTTCCTTCACGAAGCCActccacccacacacatgctAACTTGCTCGACCGCGATGAGCAAGGATCTGTATTATCATGACTGCAGAACGGCATGTTTTAAGGAGTGTCTAACTGATGAAACCCTTGTCTTAAATTGATGACTTTCTGAAGCAGCAGGGTGATCGACAACGTGTCCAAATGAGTGGATGCTCTCTGTCACAGATTTCActgctgttttttcttctttggagGAACTTGCCCTTAAAAAGGACCAACAGAAGTGCACTTCCCTGATACAAAACcaacacctcacacacactcgctcggcctgaaattttttttaacaggtatTAGACTGTCAACCAGCCATAGTGGTTAACCACTATTCAAGTCATTACATGTCTATGCAGACCACGTAtgtctgaaaaaacaaatggaCTTTCAAAACTTCTGGAACTGCCAAAACAaatatcagttaaaaaaaaaaaaaaaaagaaggtttgACTGAAGAATGAAGACTGTAATCTTAATACATCTATGAGAATAGTGTCCACCAAAGACTCAAGCAGGCCTACgcactgcttttatttttttcagacagcCTCTGACCAGGTACTAAGCAGACTGGAATTCACCCTTCTCTGATTCACATCTGACTGTGAGTCGCAGGAAACATGGTCTGACCGTaagcaacacattttaaaaatatcaggGTTGTGTTGTTCTACACATCCTGTTAAAATGACACATGGGCTGCATATCTTCCTAAATGACCAGGGATGGaagatttaattaaatgttgtctttcattcatttttttttacaaacaagaCTAGAACTACGTAATATCTTACCTGCCTTTAGTATGTACTGAGCCTACATAAAATGACATAGCAATATggtatgtgtgtctgtacttTTAAGACAGTGACCAATTCTGCTTCAAATCAAGTATATGTGAGTGTTGAGGCTTTTACCAAACACACGCTTTACAAAATGTGTTAAGATGAAGTCCATGCATACAAAGAGTGTGTGCCATGTTCTCAGCCAGGATTTAGATGAGGGTTCTGGCTTCTGTGGTCACCAAGGAGACAGGGAGTGTCTGAATAAGTTCTATAAAGTAGGTTTCAACTAGTACATTAACTCTCTGGTGAAACTTTGtttgcacaaacacaacagagaaaGCTGAGTAAGAGCTCTTCCAAAGAACTTAGGAAGTAGTCGTTTCACCCCTACACCATCAATCCACTTAAATACCAGAGCAGGAAAATTTGGCCCAATTACATTGTTGTATGCCAGACGTGACATACTTGTAGA is a window of Antennarius striatus isolate MH-2024 chromosome 7, ASM4005453v1, whole genome shotgun sequence DNA encoding:
- the rnf11b gene encoding RING finger protein 11b isoform X1 produces the protein MNVGLVHRFGYASVSVLRAKLSEPVSGFSFPEVTLTEQLRLAWTGVISCTGCDEDVEHLLEQIHVPIYHPTPSQARLATQLTEEEQIRIAQRIGLIQHLPKGVYDPGRDGSEKKIRECVICMMDFVYGDPIRFLPCMHIYHLDCIDDWLMRSFTCPSCMEPVDAALLSSYETN
- the rnf11b gene encoding RING finger protein 11b isoform X3, whose translation is MNVTLTEQLRLAWTGVISCTGCDEDVEHLLEQIHVPIYHPTPSQARLATQLTEEEQIRIAQRIGLIQHLPKGVYDPGRDGSEKKIRECVICMMDFVYGDPIRFLPCMHIYHLDCIDDWLMRSFTCPSCMEPVDAALLSSYETN
- the rnf11b gene encoding RING finger protein 11b isoform X2, which codes for MGNCLKSPTSDDISLLHESQSDRASYGDGADPDQEPPPPYQEQIHVPIYHPTPSQARLATQLTEEEQIRIAQRIGLIQHLPKGVYDPGRDGSEKKIRECVICMMDFVYGDPIRFLPCMHIYHLDCIDDWLMRSFTCPSCMEPVDAALLSSYETN